In one Dermacentor albipictus isolate Rhodes 1998 colony chromosome 4, USDA_Dalb.pri_finalv2, whole genome shotgun sequence genomic region, the following are encoded:
- the LOC135910076 gene encoding signal peptide peptidase-like 2B isoform X3, whose product MPSPRPVLCQKSPRHDSLTTRVVVVLMLVAVCQGKSGKLGVVRVMRNETFSFCLKYFPSFKALPEDKSEAEARQLVDMTAQNGCLPLRKINLTDKVALIRDLGQCPLETVAKNFREVKAYGLVVGLSGSKLDDVVYDRQSPEPLDIVVGFVNRRSLGKLMKLMTPKEPLLTQLFTKEPEVDKGLLIVWSIATFSVAMGALWAGVISHQLYRYQAYKASRPAAAAEESQHEGRRASVDENGEVMKKPEEIDIEEDIDLQFTPKAMVLFVAFMCGALIVLYLFIQYLVYVIIGMFVLASTVALIGVLEPLFYMLPFGTARLPNYAFPCFYGSLEVRQVFLILFSIGLAFSWVVIRHNSKSWLLQDFLGVVFSIYMIKTLRLPNLMVICVLLVLLFFYDIFFVFVTPYLVPKSTPHNQTGSFAKSSGKGDSIMVEVARGGGSDEQIPMVMRVPHLSNEDIGACFGEYSVLGFGDILIPGFLVAYVHSFDLIASQGCLYYVTSVTAYGAGLVVTFIGLYVMKMAQPALLYLVPATLIPVILVAWCRGELREIWYGIKLETPFPSEEEPEPPADSFKRRRSQDDEAQRGPPRPAAAAATEPPPQLPVPPQRSALFPVHRFAQPAPHVPASPLFHVPARYF is encoded by the exons GGCAAAAGTGGGAAGCTCGGAGTTGTTCGCGTGATGAGAAACGAGACTTTTTCATTTTGCCTCAAGTATTTCCCTTCGTTCAAGGCGCTGCCAGAGGATAAGTCGGAAGCG GAGGCCCGACAGCTCGTGGACATGACGGCTCAGAATGGGTGCCTGCCACTGCGTAAGATCAACCTGACCGACAAAGTGGCGCTCATTCGGGACTTGGGACAGTGTCCACTCGAGACTGTTGCCAAGAACTTCCGCGAGGTCAAGGCCTATGGTCTAGTTGTAGGCCTCTCCGGCAGCAAACTT GACGACGTTGTCTATGACAGGCAATCACCTGAGCCTCTCGACATTGTTGTCGGGTTTGTCAACAGAAGAAGTTTAGGAAAGTTGATG AAACTGATGACGCCGAAGGAACCGCTGCTTACTCAGCTCTTTACAAAGGAGCCTGAGGTCGACAAAGGGCTCCTCATCGTTTGGTCGATCGCTACATTCAGCGTTGCCATGGGCGCCTTGTGGGCAGGAGTCATCAGTCACCAGCT TTACCGCTACCAGGCCTACAAGGCGAGCCGGCCCGCGGCTGCCGCGGAGGAATCCCAGCACGAGGGCCGACGAGCGAGCGTCGACGAAAACGGCGAGGTGATGAAGAAGCCCGAAGAGATCGACATTGAGGAGGACATCGACCTGCAGTTTACACCCAAGGCTATGGTCTTATTTGTCGCCTTCATGTGCGGCGCGTTGATCGTGCTCTACCTCTTCATCCAGTATCTCG TGTACGTGATCATTGGCATGTTCGTGCTCGCGTCGACAGTTGCTCTCATCGGAGTTCTTGAACCCTTGTTCTACATGCTGCCTTTTGGCACGGCAAG GCTGCCAAACTACGCATTCCCCTGCTTCTACGGCTCACTGGAAGTGCGCCAGGTGTTCCTGATCCTGTTTTCCATTGGCCTGGCCTTTTCGTGGGTCGTCATCCGCCACAACTCTAAATCTTGGCTGCTCCAGGATTTCTTGGGCGTCGTATTCAGCATCTACATGATCAAAACCTTGCGCCTGCCTAACCTCATG gttaTCTGCGTTCTGttggtcttgctttttttttacgatATTTTCTTCGTATTCGTCACACCATACCTGGTTCCG AAATCAACGCCACACAACCAGACAGGCAGTTTCGCCAAGTCATCAGGT AAAGGAGACAGCATTATGGTGGAAGTGGCCCGAGGCGGCGGCAGCGACGAGCAGATACCAATGGTTATGCGGGTGCCGCATTTGAGCAACGAGGACATCGGCGCTTGCTTCGGGGAGTACTCTGTGCTCGGATTCGGCGACATCCTCATTCCCG GTTTTCTCGTGGCGTACGTGCACAGCTTCGACTTGATAGCGTCCCAGGGTTGCCTCTATTACGTGACTAGCGTAACCG CCTACGGCGCCGGTCTCGTAGTCACGTTCATCGGCCTCTACGTAATGAAGATGGCCCAGCCCGCCCTGCTGTACCTCGTTCCCGCGACGTTGATTCCTGTCATTCTCGTCGCGTGGTGCCGCGGGGAGCTTCGGGAAATCTGGTACGGAATCAAG CTTGAGACGCCTTTCCCCTCCGAGGAGGAACCGGAGCCCCCCGCAGACTCGTTCAAGAGGAGGCGCTCCCAGGACGACGAGGCGCAGCGTGGCCCTCCGCGTCCCGCGGCAGCCGCCGCCACCGAGCCGCCTCCGCAACTCCCCGTCCCGCCGCAGCGGTCCGCCCTGTTCCCCGTGCACCGCTTCGCGCAACCCGCGCCGCACGTGCCAGCATCGCCGTTGTTTCACGTGCCTGCGCGATACTTCTGA